A part of Aurantimicrobium sp. MWH-Uga1 genomic DNA contains:
- the murD gene encoding UDP-N-acetylmuramoyl-L-alanine--D-glutamate ligase: protein MSEQRDLSQLTSWHSNWAGLRVAVLGLGVTGFSVADTLSELGAQVMVSAQQADELRLKMLEVIGGTFVHEPVDGAIPDELSEFAPELFVVSPGYHPDHPILQWASSRNIPIWGDIELAWRVRDKVGTPAPWIAVTGTNGKTTTVQLTSAMLATAGYRVAPCGNIGVPVLDAVRDPQGFDVFVVELSSYQLHWMQKVQPYAAAVLNIADDHLDWHGSLEAYVAAKARIFEGTQVACVYNKADRQTERMVENADVQEGARAIGFDLGAPGRSDFGIVDGILCDRAFLDERHNTALEITTVSELEARGLGSPHIVANVLAASALARSFGVPVEAISEALKSFRLDAHRIEIVAVQDGITWIDDSKATNPHAASASLAANNSIVWIVGGLLKGVNIDELVAQHADRLRGAVVIGVDRSEVISAFERHAPGVSVREVESADTSDVMVTAVTLAAELAQSGDVVLLAPAAASMDQFTDYAERGRMFAEAVKANLGGEADGESASH, encoded by the coding sequence ATGTCTGAACAACGAGATCTTTCTCAGCTCACAAGCTGGCACTCCAATTGGGCTGGACTGCGCGTGGCTGTTTTGGGCCTGGGAGTCACCGGTTTTTCGGTGGCGGACACACTGTCTGAACTGGGTGCTCAGGTAATGGTTAGTGCGCAACAAGCTGATGAACTTCGACTGAAAATGCTTGAAGTTATCGGTGGGACATTTGTTCATGAGCCTGTCGACGGTGCTATTCCAGATGAGCTCAGTGAGTTTGCCCCTGAGCTTTTCGTGGTCTCACCTGGGTATCATCCCGACCACCCGATTTTGCAGTGGGCCTCCTCCCGAAACATCCCTATCTGGGGAGATATCGAATTAGCGTGGCGCGTTCGGGACAAAGTTGGCACTCCGGCGCCATGGATTGCCGTGACGGGAACCAACGGAAAAACGACCACAGTCCAACTCACCTCCGCAATGTTGGCCACAGCCGGATATCGGGTTGCACCCTGCGGCAACATTGGTGTTCCTGTTCTGGATGCAGTTCGAGACCCTCAGGGCTTTGACGTCTTCGTTGTTGAACTTTCTAGTTATCAGCTTCACTGGATGCAGAAGGTTCAGCCCTATGCCGCTGCAGTGCTGAACATCGCTGACGATCACTTAGATTGGCATGGCTCGCTAGAAGCATATGTTGCCGCTAAAGCCCGCATCTTTGAGGGAACACAGGTTGCCTGTGTCTATAACAAAGCAGACAGACAGACCGAGCGCATGGTTGAAAACGCAGATGTTCAAGAGGGTGCTCGGGCTATTGGATTTGATCTCGGCGCACCAGGCCGCAGTGATTTTGGCATCGTGGACGGAATCTTGTGTGACCGAGCATTCTTAGATGAGCGACACAACACTGCATTAGAAATTACTACCGTCTCAGAGCTAGAAGCGCGTGGTTTGGGCTCCCCTCACATCGTTGCCAACGTCCTAGCTGCCAGTGCCCTAGCTAGATCCTTCGGAGTTCCTGTTGAAGCTATTTCAGAAGCTCTCAAGAGCTTTCGTCTGGATGCTCACAGGATTGAAATTGTTGCTGTCCAAGACGGCATTACCTGGATTGATGACTCCAAAGCAACTAATCCTCACGCGGCTTCGGCATCGTTGGCGGCAAACAACTCCATTGTCTGGATCGTTGGTGGATTACTCAAAGGCGTCAATATAGATGAGCTTGTAGCCCAACATGCCGATCGCTTGCGAGGCGCAGTTGTTATTGGGGTTGACCGTTCCGAGGTTATCTCAGCATTCGAGCGACACGCGCCTGGGGTGAGCGTTCGCGAGGTGGAGTCAGCGGACACTAGTGATGTCATGGTTACGGCTGTGACCTTAGCCGCAGAACTTGCACAATCGGGCGATGTTGTCCTTTTGGCTCCTGCTGCAGCTTCGATGGACCAATTTACGGATTATGCCGAACGGGGACGAATGTTCGCCGAGGCCGTGAAAGCAAACCTGGGAGGTGAGGCGGATGGCGAATCCGCCTCGCACTAA
- the mraY gene encoding phospho-N-acetylmuramoyl-pentapeptide-transferase, with protein sequence MSTLLLAGALSLIFTLLMTPVFIRLFRKIGWGQFISDGGPDAHHAKKGTPTMGGIVVIVGVLVSYFIATPLTGHSVELPAILVLLMMTGLGLVGFIDDFIKTHKRRSLGLSGWPKVVGQIIVAVIFALLAINFPDENGITPASMSISFIRDTNLDFAALGAGLGIFLFLVWIILIVTSTSNAVNLTDGLDGLATGASIFTIGSFVIMNFWQQNQSCFSSRLDPQVAYKCYDVRDPLDLAIVAAAIVGGLIGFLWWNTSPAQIFLGDTGSMALGGALAALAILSQTELLLVILAGLFVIDTGSVIVQRGYFKLTRGKRIFLMSPIHHHFELKGWPEVTVVVRFWIISALFVIAGVGMFYLEWLTQ encoded by the coding sequence GTGAGTACCCTACTTCTAGCCGGTGCACTCTCACTTATCTTCACCCTGCTCATGACGCCGGTGTTTATTCGGTTGTTTCGCAAAATTGGCTGGGGTCAGTTCATCAGCGATGGTGGCCCGGATGCGCACCACGCTAAAAAAGGAACCCCCACAATGGGTGGCATTGTCGTCATCGTTGGTGTTCTTGTTTCGTACTTCATAGCAACACCCCTCACCGGTCACAGTGTTGAGCTTCCCGCCATTTTGGTCTTGTTGATGATGACCGGCTTGGGCCTCGTTGGATTTATTGACGACTTCATCAAAACTCACAAACGACGCTCCCTCGGTCTAAGCGGCTGGCCAAAGGTTGTGGGCCAAATCATTGTTGCGGTCATTTTTGCCCTGCTTGCCATTAATTTCCCTGACGAAAATGGCATCACTCCAGCCTCCATGAGTATCTCGTTTATTCGCGATACCAATCTTGATTTTGCTGCGCTGGGTGCCGGTTTGGGAATCTTCCTGTTCTTGGTCTGGATTATTTTGATTGTGACCAGCACATCTAATGCGGTGAACCTGACAGACGGTTTAGATGGATTAGCCACGGGTGCTTCAATCTTCACAATCGGTTCTTTCGTCATCATGAACTTCTGGCAGCAAAACCAGTCATGTTTCTCGTCACGACTAGACCCTCAGGTTGCATATAAGTGTTATGACGTCCGTGATCCTCTGGATTTGGCCATTGTGGCAGCTGCCATTGTCGGAGGTTTGATTGGATTCTTGTGGTGGAACACCTCTCCTGCACAAATCTTCCTCGGAGATACCGGGTCCATGGCACTGGGTGGCGCATTAGCTGCATTGGCTATTCTGAGCCAAACCGAACTTCTCCTGGTTATCCTTGCTGGTCTTTTTGTCATTGACACAGGCTCAGTGATTGTCCAACGCGGATACTTCAAGCTCACCAGGGGAAAGCGCATCTTCTTGATGTCGCCCATCCATCATCACTTTGAACTCAAGGGCTGGCCTGAAGTTACCGTCGTCGTTCGATTCTGGATTATTTCCGCTCTGTTTGTGATTGCCGGTGTTGGTATGTTCTACCTCGAGTGGCTGACCCAATAA
- the murF gene encoding UDP-N-acetylmuramoyl-tripeptide--D-alanyl-D-alanine ligase, whose protein sequence is MIELTLADIALAIDGELYLGDSGATENTVISGVADTDSRLITPGDIFIAKPGEETDGHLFVAAALENGASLAIVEHTVEVSIPQIVVSNAVVALGALAREVVARVRSLGKLKVVAITGSNGKTTTKNLVASLCSGKGQTVFPRASFNNEVGAPITMLQVREDTEYLILEMGASGPGNIKLLTDMVQPDISVVLMIGLAHAGEFGGVETTVVAKREIVEALGPQGVAILNADDHRVMSMASAAPGAVRTFGYAAHATVRVENVTSSMQGTQFDLCLSSGELTHVAFSVLGEHHVMNAAAAAAVVVELGFPLDYIATSLESVTQAERWRMQVLGNDDVVIINDAYNASPDSMAAAIKTLRQIATDENRTIAVLGEMAELGEFSGEEQDKLALLIVRLGIDQLVVVGDGARRLHISAINEGSWDGESKFFSTPDEAYDYLSSLLRAGDIVLVKSSNSAKLRFLGDRLGEAYA, encoded by the coding sequence ATGATTGAACTCACCCTTGCTGACATAGCACTCGCTATTGACGGTGAGCTTTACCTGGGAGACTCTGGCGCTACTGAAAACACCGTTATCAGTGGTGTTGCCGACACAGACTCTCGCTTGATAACTCCTGGTGACATCTTTATTGCTAAGCCCGGGGAAGAGACAGACGGGCACCTCTTCGTTGCGGCTGCACTCGAAAACGGTGCCAGCTTGGCAATCGTGGAGCACACCGTTGAGGTTTCTATTCCTCAGATTGTTGTTAGCAACGCCGTAGTCGCACTGGGCGCACTTGCTCGTGAGGTGGTTGCCCGCGTTCGTTCCCTGGGCAAACTCAAAGTTGTTGCCATAACTGGTTCTAACGGAAAAACCACCACGAAGAATCTTGTTGCTTCCCTGTGTAGTGGCAAAGGTCAGACCGTTTTTCCGCGCGCATCCTTCAACAATGAAGTGGGCGCACCCATCACGATGTTGCAGGTGCGCGAAGACACCGAGTATCTGATCCTGGAGATGGGAGCTAGTGGTCCAGGCAACATTAAGCTGCTAACCGATATGGTGCAACCTGATATCAGCGTTGTCCTGATGATTGGGCTTGCACACGCAGGAGAATTTGGCGGTGTAGAGACCACTGTTGTTGCCAAACGAGAAATCGTAGAAGCATTGGGGCCTCAGGGCGTCGCAATATTGAATGCTGATGACCACCGCGTGATGTCAATGGCCTCTGCCGCCCCGGGAGCAGTGCGAACATTTGGTTATGCCGCACATGCTACCGTCCGCGTGGAGAATGTGACTTCGAGTATGCAAGGCACGCAGTTCGATCTGTGTCTGAGCTCGGGAGAACTTACTCACGTTGCATTTTCTGTCTTGGGAGAGCACCACGTCATGAATGCGGCAGCGGCAGCTGCTGTTGTAGTGGAATTAGGGTTCCCCCTGGATTACATCGCGACCAGCCTCGAGTCAGTAACGCAAGCTGAACGTTGGAGAATGCAAGTTCTAGGCAATGATGACGTTGTCATCATTAACGATGCCTATAACGCCAGTCCAGACTCGATGGCAGCTGCAATAAAGACGTTGCGACAGATTGCGACAGACGAGAACCGCACTATTGCTGTGCTGGGTGAAATGGCCGAACTGGGCGAGTTTTCCGGTGAAGAACAAGACAAGCTTGCCTTGCTCATTGTTCGTTTAGGTATCGATCAACTCGTCGTTGTCGGTGATGGGGCACGCAGACTTCATATTTCTGCCATCAACGAGGGTTCGTGGGATGGTGAGTCGAAGTTCTTCTCAACCCCTGATGAGGCCTACGATTACCTATCGAGCCTGCTTCGCGCAGGAGACATAGTTCTGGTGAAATCGTCTAACTCGGCGAAGCTCCGGTTCTTAGGAGATCGATTAGGAGAGGCCTACGCGTGA
- a CDS encoding penicillin-binding protein 2, translating into MKRNPIRFRAFLVMLFVVIFVGLFVIKLVDIQVIRASAYNEESVGKRSIPSTVLAKRGTITDAKGTVMAESVLRYNITVSPKNAKDFLRQTDRSEVTITPQQAAIEIGTITGQKPEEILKIIADALAQNPKSDFAYIKKAVDVDTFRALYALEIPWLFFEQAPGRTYPAGAVGGNLLGYVGQDGQPQAGLELAQNDCLAGTNGEEVYQRGADGIRIPGSTVTSVAAENGGSLKLTINSDLQWYSQQVLAKRVTETNAQWGIVIVQEVKTGKLLTVADYPTVDPNNVNGSDESARGSRAFTSPYEPGSTIKALTAAGLINSGAADPSTQVIAPYALTFPNGAKVNDAVPHGSWPLTLTGVLQESSNTGITQLGQALDAKTRYDYLRAFGFGETSAVNFPGESGGILHPYEEWDNQTTYNTMFGQGLATTAVQVAGAYQTLGNGGVHLPASLVEECVKADGTVVKPEQSKGTQVVSPEAARTTLDMLENVVTQGALTSVVQIPGYRSALKTGTAQQSDGSGKYGEKYIVSNAGLIPADDPQYVVYVVIAYPDGNTFMASPPVFRDVMAQVIKEYRIQPSTSASPALAVRF; encoded by the coding sequence GTGAAGCGAAACCCCATCCGATTTAGAGCATTCCTCGTCATGCTCTTCGTCGTGATATTTGTGGGTTTGTTCGTCATCAAACTTGTTGATATTCAAGTCATCAGAGCTTCTGCATATAACGAAGAATCGGTAGGGAAGCGCTCTATTCCTTCCACTGTGTTGGCGAAACGCGGAACGATTACTGATGCCAAGGGGACAGTGATGGCTGAAAGCGTTCTGCGTTACAACATCACGGTTTCCCCCAAGAATGCCAAAGATTTCCTTCGCCAAACTGACCGTTCTGAGGTCACCATCACGCCGCAGCAGGCCGCTATTGAGATTGGAACCATCACTGGTCAAAAGCCAGAGGAAATTCTCAAGATCATTGCAGATGCTCTGGCACAAAACCCCAAGTCTGACTTTGCGTACATCAAAAAAGCTGTTGATGTCGATACTTTCCGAGCACTCTATGCCCTGGAGATACCGTGGCTGTTTTTTGAACAGGCACCCGGGCGTACTTATCCTGCAGGAGCTGTGGGCGGAAACCTGCTTGGTTATGTAGGTCAAGACGGACAGCCGCAGGCAGGACTCGAACTAGCTCAGAACGACTGTCTCGCCGGCACCAATGGGGAAGAGGTATATCAGCGCGGTGCTGATGGAATTCGCATTCCTGGCAGCACTGTCACCAGTGTTGCTGCAGAAAACGGTGGAAGTCTCAAACTGACCATCAACTCTGACCTGCAGTGGTACTCCCAGCAGGTGTTGGCCAAGCGTGTAACTGAAACCAACGCCCAGTGGGGAATCGTTATCGTTCAAGAGGTCAAAACAGGAAAGCTGCTGACTGTTGCGGACTATCCCACCGTTGATCCCAATAACGTCAATGGTTCTGACGAGAGTGCTCGAGGTTCTCGCGCCTTTACCTCTCCCTACGAACCGGGCTCAACGATTAAGGCACTCACCGCTGCTGGATTAATCAACTCCGGCGCCGCAGATCCTTCAACTCAAGTAATTGCTCCATACGCCCTCACATTCCCTAACGGAGCGAAAGTCAACGATGCTGTGCCCCACGGTTCCTGGCCGTTGACGCTTACAGGTGTTCTTCAAGAATCCTCTAACACCGGGATTACGCAACTAGGCCAAGCGCTTGATGCGAAAACCCGCTACGACTATCTCCGTGCTTTTGGTTTTGGCGAGACCTCAGCGGTGAACTTTCCTGGTGAGTCCGGCGGTATTTTGCATCCCTACGAAGAGTGGGACAACCAAACCACCTACAACACCATGTTTGGCCAAGGCTTAGCTACCACCGCAGTTCAGGTTGCAGGGGCGTATCAAACTCTTGGCAACGGGGGAGTGCATTTACCTGCCTCGCTTGTCGAAGAGTGCGTCAAAGCAGATGGAACCGTGGTCAAGCCTGAGCAATCAAAGGGAACACAGGTTGTCTCACCTGAAGCAGCCCGCACCACTTTAGACATGTTAGAAAACGTGGTCACCCAGGGCGCCCTCACCTCCGTGGTGCAAATTCCGGGCTATCGCAGTGCACTCAAGACGGGTACAGCACAGCAGTCTGACGGCAGTGGAAAATATGGCGAGAAATACATCGTCTCCAACGCGGGTCTTATTCCCGCCGATGATCCGCAATACGTTGTCTACGTAGTGATTGCCTATCCAGATGGAAACACATTCATGGCGTCCCCACCGGTATTTCGAGACGTGATGGCTCAGGTCATCAAGGAATATCGAATTCAACCTTCAACTTCTGCATCTCCTGCGCTTGCTGTGCGCTTCTAA
- the rsmH gene encoding 16S rRNA (cytosine(1402)-N(4))-methyltransferase RsmH translates to MELNQIHTPVLLERCVELLAPALEKPGAVLVDATLGMGGHSEAFLARFPELTLVGLDRDTDALAIAGERLSRFGDRVHLVHTVYDGIAEALDELGISAVDGILFDLGVSSLQLDRPERGFAYAQDAPLDMRMNQSEGLTAAEVIATYSEQELRTIFHKYGDEKLSARYARAIVTQREVEPITRSGQLVHILTAATPAALSHAGHPAKRIFQALRIEVNQELSVLERAIPAALSKLALGGRIVVMSYQSLEDRIVKGFFQTAASSSAPVGLPVELEQHKPELRLLVRGAELASDEEKLRNPRATPVRLRAAERIKEAA, encoded by the coding sequence ATGGAACTCAATCAGATCCACACCCCCGTCCTTCTCGAGCGTTGCGTTGAACTACTAGCTCCTGCCTTGGAGAAGCCAGGTGCGGTCCTCGTAGATGCCACTTTGGGAATGGGCGGACACTCGGAAGCTTTTCTCGCTCGTTTCCCCGAACTCACCCTTGTTGGACTAGACCGAGACACAGATGCACTCGCAATAGCCGGTGAGCGCCTTTCTCGCTTTGGTGACCGTGTTCACCTTGTTCACACTGTGTATGACGGCATCGCAGAGGCGTTGGATGAATTGGGCATCTCAGCCGTCGACGGAATTCTCTTTGACCTCGGTGTTTCTTCATTGCAACTCGATCGTCCCGAACGCGGATTTGCTTACGCACAAGATGCCCCACTGGATATGCGTATGAACCAGTCAGAGGGTTTGACAGCAGCTGAGGTGATTGCTACCTACAGTGAGCAGGAACTTCGAACCATATTCCACAAATACGGTGATGAAAAACTATCTGCTCGCTATGCCAGAGCTATCGTTACGCAGCGTGAGGTGGAGCCCATTACGCGCTCTGGCCAACTTGTGCACATTCTCACTGCTGCCACCCCCGCAGCCCTTTCTCACGCGGGACACCCCGCCAAGCGTATCTTTCAAGCGCTCCGCATTGAGGTCAACCAAGAACTTTCCGTCCTAGAACGAGCGATTCCTGCAGCGCTGAGCAAACTTGCCCTCGGTGGTCGCATCGTGGTGATGTCCTACCAGTCACTCGAAGACCGCATTGTCAAAGGTTTTTTCCAAACCGCTGCTTCCTCTTCGGCACCTGTGGGGCTTCCCGTCGAGCTTGAACAGCACAAACCAGAGCTACGTTTGCTTGTTCGCGGTGCCGAACTAGCCAGTGATGAAGAAAAGCTTCGTAATCCTCGTGCCACACCTGTGCGATTGCGTGCAGCCGAACGAATCAAGGAGGCGGCATGA
- the mraZ gene encoding division/cell wall cluster transcriptional repressor MraZ: MFLGTHSPKLDDKGRVILPAKFRNELAEGIVVTRGQENCLYVFSAAEFNDLHEKIRQAPVTSKSARDFLRVFLSGASAETPDSQNRITLPANLRQYAGLDRDLTVIGAGNRVEIWDTDAWNAYLSSHEEAFSNTTEEVIPGLF, from the coding sequence ATGTTCCTCGGAACCCACTCACCCAAACTCGACGACAAGGGGCGCGTCATCCTTCCCGCTAAATTCCGCAACGAATTAGCCGAAGGAATTGTTGTCACCCGCGGTCAAGAAAACTGTTTGTACGTTTTCAGCGCTGCTGAGTTCAACGACCTTCACGAGAAGATTCGACAGGCTCCCGTGACCAGCAAGTCAGCTCGAGACTTCCTCCGTGTATTCCTTTCCGGAGCAAGCGCGGAAACGCCAGATAGCCAAAACCGCATCACTCTTCCGGCAAACCTGCGCCAGTACGCAGGACTTGATCGCGACCTCACCGTCATTGGTGCCGGTAACCGTGTTGAAATCTGGGACACCGACGCCTGGAATGCATACCTCTCTTCACACGAAGAAGCTTTCTCCAACACCACGGAGGAGGTGATTCCTGGTCTTTTCTAA
- a CDS encoding DUF3040 domain-containing protein, with product MPLSEHEQRLLDEMERNLYGHDADVTSTSFVGMPRPNYRAIILGVIIALAGLGGLIAGVMLQNVFIGIAGFAAMFAGVLVASRPGEPAPAPSTSTRSQKSSGSSFIKRMEQRWDERDNGRL from the coding sequence ATGCCCTTATCTGAGCATGAGCAGCGCCTACTTGATGAAATGGAACGCAATCTCTATGGCCACGATGCAGATGTCACCTCAACCTCGTTCGTTGGAATGCCGCGGCCGAACTACCGTGCCATCATCCTGGGAGTAATTATTGCGCTCGCCGGTCTGGGCGGGTTGATTGCTGGTGTCATGCTCCAGAACGTTTTCATTGGTATCGCAGGTTTTGCCGCGATGTTCGCTGGGGTCCTTGTTGCGTCTCGCCCTGGAGAGCCTGCTCCAGCACCATCAACAAGCACGCGTTCACAAAAGTCTTCCGGATCATCCTTCATCAAGCGCATGGAACAGCGCTGGGACGAGCGAGACAACGGCCGTTTGTAA
- a CDS encoding polyprenyl synthetase family protein, with protein MRDQDTWVERVNARIEHFITDRESIVLEVSPDLKPFIEFSRLFLSGGKRFRARCALLGYGTQHDQTPENVIDVASALEIFHAAALVHDDIMDKSDTRRGAPSAHRRFESLHQQSGWAGTGDDFGTSSALLLGDLLLAFSDELFSQGLSASGNITAAQASRREFDRMRIDVTAGQYLDIVEERAWPVVDKLDALTRAQRVVVYKSAKYSIEAPLVIGAALGGASIQQLTSLREIGLPLGIAFQLRDDLLGVFGDPAVTGKPAGDDLREGKRTVLIALAQQELTSTAIRLMDELLGDESLDGKQIATLQATLTNTGAVDKLEAIIEEQVALARSVIAQAGFNQDATTGLLNLAELVSQRSA; from the coding sequence ATGCGTGACCAGGACACTTGGGTTGAGCGAGTCAATGCTCGAATCGAGCACTTCATCACTGACCGTGAATCTATTGTGCTTGAGGTTTCACCCGATTTGAAACCATTTATTGAGTTTTCACGGCTCTTTCTCAGCGGCGGAAAACGTTTCCGCGCACGCTGTGCACTCCTGGGCTACGGTACACAACATGACCAGACCCCTGAAAATGTCATCGATGTCGCAAGCGCGCTTGAAATCTTTCATGCTGCAGCCTTAGTCCACGACGACATCATGGATAAGTCTGATACTCGTCGTGGAGCACCTTCAGCGCATCGTCGTTTTGAGTCTTTACATCAGCAATCAGGTTGGGCAGGCACTGGGGATGACTTTGGGACATCCTCGGCGCTTCTACTAGGTGATCTGTTGCTGGCATTTAGTGATGAACTGTTTTCACAGGGACTATCGGCATCAGGAAACATTACTGCAGCCCAAGCCTCTCGGCGCGAATTTGACCGAATGAGAATTGATGTCACGGCGGGGCAATATCTCGACATTGTCGAAGAGCGAGCATGGCCTGTGGTCGACAAACTTGATGCCCTCACTCGAGCTCAACGGGTTGTCGTATATAAGTCAGCCAAATACTCAATCGAAGCCCCCTTGGTTATTGGGGCCGCCTTGGGCGGCGCTAGCATCCAGCAGCTGACGTCTTTGCGTGAAATTGGCCTACCCCTGGGTATAGCTTTCCAGTTACGTGATGATCTTCTTGGAGTTTTTGGTGACCCAGCCGTAACGGGTAAGCCAGCTGGAGATGACCTTCGCGAAGGTAAACGAACCGTGCTGATTGCCTTAGCACAACAGGAACTTACCTCTACTGCCATCCGACTGATGGATGAACTTCTCGGCGATGAATCCCTTGATGGCAAGCAGATTGCTACGCTGCAGGCCACCCTTACCAACACAGGGGCAGTGGACAAACTTGAAGCAATCATTGAG